One stretch of Bosea vaviloviae DNA includes these proteins:
- the msrA gene encoding peptide-methionine (S)-S-oxide reductase MsrA, whose translation MFFQRKKAVLPQADEALPGRPQAIATAERHFLSKRPLQGPYPEGLETAVFGIGCFWGAERKFWQIEDGVWVTAVGYTGGLTPNPSYEEVCSGMTGHNEVVRVVYDPAKLPYEMLLKTFWENHDPTQGMRQGNDIGTQYRSGIYVTTAAQREAAERSKADYQQALSQRGYGPITTEILDAPEFYFAEDYHQQYLAKNPAGYCGLGGTGVACQIGLSVEA comes from the coding sequence ATGTTCTTCCAGCGCAAAAAGGCCGTCCTGCCCCAGGCCGATGAGGCGCTGCCCGGCCGGCCGCAGGCGATCGCGACCGCCGAGCGGCATTTTCTCAGCAAGCGCCCGCTGCAAGGTCCCTATCCCGAGGGGCTCGAGACCGCTGTTTTCGGCATCGGTTGCTTCTGGGGAGCGGAACGCAAGTTCTGGCAGATCGAGGACGGCGTCTGGGTCACCGCGGTCGGCTATACCGGCGGCCTGACCCCGAACCCGAGCTATGAGGAGGTCTGCTCGGGCATGACCGGGCATAACGAGGTCGTGCGCGTGGTCTACGACCCCGCCAAGCTGCCCTACGAGATGCTGCTCAAGACCTTCTGGGAGAATCACGACCCGACCCAGGGCATGCGCCAGGGCAACGATATCGGCACGCAATATCGCTCCGGCATCTATGTCACCACGGCCGCGCAGCGCGAGGCCGCCGAACGCTCGAAAGCCGACTATCAGCAGGCGCTCAGCCAGCGTGGCTATGGCCCGATCACCACCGAAATCCTCGACGCGCCGGAATTCTACTTCGCCGAGGACTATCACCAGCAATATCTCGCCAAGAACCCGGCCGGCTATTGCGGATTGGGCGGCACCGGCGTCGCCTGCCAGATCGGCCTCA
- a CDS encoding cytochrome c oxidase subunit 3, protein MIVVVIFMVIMAALAGWWLSRQGLADKPWLVVGVGSQAELPSHPTAKVGLGAFLVVAGSLFSLLVSAYSMRMEMADWRALPMPTVLWFSTGLLILSSVVLQTAVVAAHRGELDGVKSGLLAAGISALAFLAGQLLAWRELAAAGYFSAANPASAFFYLITAVHGLHMLGGLVALCRTSVRAFALSATSPPRAVGELTLSVELCALYWHFLLLVWLILFSLLMRWADDLIAICRGLLT, encoded by the coding sequence ATGATCGTGGTCGTCATCTTCATGGTCATCATGGCAGCGCTCGCCGGCTGGTGGCTGTCGCGCCAGGGTCTGGCCGACAAGCCTTGGCTGGTGGTCGGGGTGGGCAGCCAAGCGGAGCTGCCCTCTCATCCGACCGCGAAGGTCGGCCTCGGCGCCTTCCTCGTCGTGGCCGGCTCGCTGTTCTCGCTTCTGGTCAGCGCCTATTCCATGCGGATGGAGATGGCGGACTGGCGCGCGTTGCCGATGCCGACCGTCTTGTGGTTCAGTACAGGCCTGCTGATCCTGAGCAGTGTCGTACTGCAAACGGCGGTGGTCGCCGCACATCGGGGCGAGCTGGATGGGGTCAAATCCGGCTTGCTCGCCGCCGGTATATCCGCGCTCGCCTTCCTCGCAGGACAATTGCTGGCGTGGCGCGAGCTCGCCGCCGCGGGCTATTTCAGCGCCGCCAATCCAGCGAGCGCTTTCTTCTACCTGATCACCGCAGTGCACGGCCTGCACATGCTGGGCGGGCTCGTGGCGCTCTGCAGAACGAGCGTCAGAGCGTTCGCCCTATCGGCGACGAGCCCTCCGCGGGCGGTTGGCGAGCTCACGCTCAGCGTCGAGCTCTGTGCCCTCTACTGGCATTTCCTGCTGTTGGTCTGGCTCATCCTTTTCAGCCTGCTCATGCGCTGGGCGGATGATCTCATCGCGATCTGCCGCGGACTGCTGACTTAG
- a CDS encoding cytochrome c oxidase subunit II — MGIAVVLALIVIGSVVFHFLSPWWWTPIASNWGYIDDTIIITFWITGVVFAAVVLFMAYCVLRFRHREGSRAAYEPENKRLEWWLAIGTGVGVAAMLAPGLVVWHQFITVPKDATVVEVVGQQWQWAYRLPGADGRLGASDIAHVSPENPLGVDPKDPHGQDDVVIQGDNLHLPLGKPVKMLLRAIDVLHNFYVPEFRAKMDMIPGSVTYYWFTPTLAGTFDVLCAELCGTGHTFMRGNVVVEPDGSYQAWLQQQKTFAQLQAPVRTQAKN; from the coding sequence ATGGGTATCGCAGTCGTCTTGGCTCTGATCGTGATCGGCTCGGTGGTTTTCCACTTCTTGAGCCCGTGGTGGTGGACGCCGATTGCCTCCAACTGGGGCTATATCGACGACACCATCATCATCACGTTCTGGATCACCGGCGTCGTCTTCGCTGCCGTCGTCCTGTTCATGGCCTATTGCGTCCTCCGGTTCCGCCATCGCGAGGGCAGCCGCGCGGCCTACGAGCCGGAGAACAAGCGGCTCGAATGGTGGCTCGCGATCGGCACGGGCGTCGGCGTCGCCGCCATGCTCGCGCCCGGCCTCGTCGTCTGGCACCAGTTCATCACGGTTCCGAAGGACGCTACCGTGGTCGAGGTCGTCGGCCAGCAATGGCAGTGGGCCTACCGGCTGCCGGGCGCCGATGGCAGGCTCGGCGCCTCCGATATCGCTCATGTCAGCCCGGAGAATCCGCTCGGCGTCGATCCCAAGGATCCGCACGGGCAGGACGATGTCGTGATTCAGGGCGACAATCTCCACCTCCCGCTCGGCAAACCGGTCAAGATGCTGCTGCGCGCGATCGATGTCCTGCACAATTTCTATGTGCCGGAGTTCCGCGCCAAGATGGACATGATCCCCGGCAGCGTCACCTATTACTGGTTCACGCCGACCCTGGCCGGCACGTTCGACGTGCTGTGCGCCGAGCTCTGTGGCACCGGCCATACTTTCATGCGCGGCAATGTCGTGGTCGAGCCGGACGGCAGCTACCAGGCCTGGCTGCAGCAACAAAAGACCTTCGCCCAACTCCAGGCGCCGGTGAGGACGCAGGCGAAAAACTAG
- a CDS encoding cbb3-type cytochrome c oxidase subunit I, whose protein sequence is MADVTHDAAGPLSAAEVDDVELYHPKSWITKYVFSQDAKVIAIQYSMVALAIGLVALVLSWLMRLQLGFPGTFSFIDPDRYYQFITMHGMIMVIYLLTALFLGGFGNYLIPLMLGARDMVFPYVNMLSFWIYFLAVLVLVAGFFVPGGPTGAGWTLYPPQAILANTPGQQWGILVMLVSLILFIIGFTMGGLNYVVTVLQGRARGMTLMRMPLTIWGIFTATVMALLAFPALFVGAVMMLLDRLIGTSFFMPAIIAMGERLAHKGGSPILFQHLFWFFGHPEVYIVALPAFGIVSDLISTHARKNIFGYRMMVWALVAIGALSFVVWAHHMYVSGMHPAFGFFFATTTLIIAIPTAIKVYNWVLTLWRGDIHFTMPMLFALGFIVTFVNGGLTGLFLGNVVVDVPLSDTMFVVAHFHMVMGVAPILVIFGAIYHWYPKVTGRMLDDMLGKLHFWVTFLGAYLIFFPMHYIGLMGVPRRYHEISGMAFVPPSTATLNQFITVVALIVGAAQLVFLFNLIWSVRHGRPAGGNPWRATTLEWQTPQTPPAHGNWGKTLPVVYRWAYDYSVPGAAEDFLPQNQPPDPRTA, encoded by the coding sequence ATGGCCGACGTGACGCATGACGCAGCCGGACCGCTATCGGCGGCCGAGGTCGACGATGTCGAACTGTATCACCCGAAGAGTTGGATCACGAAATACGTCTTCTCGCAGGACGCCAAGGTCATCGCCATCCAGTATTCCATGGTGGCGCTGGCGATCGGGTTGGTCGCCCTGGTCCTGTCCTGGCTGATGCGGCTGCAGCTCGGCTTCCCCGGCACGTTCTCCTTCATCGACCCTGACCGCTACTATCAGTTCATCACCATGCACGGGATGATCATGGTGATCTATCTGCTGACGGCCTTGTTCCTCGGCGGTTTCGGCAACTATCTGATCCCGCTGATGCTCGGCGCGCGGGACATGGTGTTCCCCTATGTGAACATGCTGAGCTTCTGGATCTATTTCCTGGCCGTGCTGGTCCTGGTCGCCGGTTTCTTCGTGCCGGGCGGGCCGACGGGCGCGGGCTGGACCCTCTATCCGCCGCAGGCGATCCTCGCCAATACGCCCGGCCAGCAATGGGGCATCCTCGTGATGCTGGTCTCGCTGATCCTCTTCATCATCGGCTTCACCATGGGTGGGCTGAACTATGTCGTGACCGTGCTGCAAGGGCGCGCCAGAGGCATGACGCTGATGCGCATGCCGTTGACGATCTGGGGGATCTTCACGGCTACCGTGATGGCGCTGCTTGCTTTCCCCGCGCTCTTCGTTGGGGCCGTGATGATGCTGCTCGACCGGCTGATCGGCACGAGCTTCTTCATGCCGGCCATCATCGCGATGGGTGAGCGGCTGGCCCACAAGGGCGGCAGCCCGATTCTGTTCCAGCACCTGTTCTGGTTCTTCGGCCACCCCGAGGTCTACATCGTCGCGCTGCCGGCCTTCGGCATCGTCTCCGACCTGATCAGCACGCATGCGCGGAAGAACATCTTCGGCTACCGGATGATGGTCTGGGCGCTGGTCGCAATCGGGGCGCTGAGCTTCGTCGTCTGGGCGCACCACATGTATGTCAGCGGCATGCACCCCGCCTTCGGGTTCTTCTTCGCGACGACCACGCTGATCATCGCGATCCCCACCGCCATCAAAGTCTATAACTGGGTGCTGACGCTCTGGCGCGGCGACATCCATTTCACCATGCCGATGCTGTTCGCACTCGGCTTCATCGTCACCTTCGTGAATGGCGGGCTCACCGGCCTGTTCCTCGGCAATGTCGTCGTCGACGTGCCGCTCTCCGACACGATGTTCGTCGTCGCCCATTTCCACATGGTGATGGGCGTCGCGCCGATCCTCGTGATCTTCGGAGCGATCTACCATTGGTACCCGAAAGTCACCGGGCGGATGCTCGACGACATGCTCGGGAAGCTGCATTTCTGGGTCACCTTCCTCGGGGCCTATCTGATCTTCTTCCCGATGCATTATATCGGGCTGATGGGCGTGCCCCGCCGCTATCACGAGATCAGCGGGATGGCCTTCGTCCCGCCCTCGACAGCGACGCTGAACCAGTTCATCACGGTCGTCGCCCTGATCGTCGGCGCCGCCCAGCTCGTCTTCCTGTTCAACCTCATCTGGAGCGTCAGGCACGGCCGGCCGGCCGGTGGCAACCCCTGGCGCGCGACCACGCTCGAATGGCAGACGCCGCAGACGCCGCCCGCGCATGGCAACTGGGGCAAAACCCTGCCGGTGGTCTACCGCTGGGCCTATGACTACAGCGTGCCCGGTGCCGCGGAGGATTTTCTGCCGCAGAACCAGCCTCCCGATCCACGGACCGCGTGA
- a CDS encoding cytochrome C oxidase subunit IV family protein → MAQLATHTDTQQHPIRLYLVVWGWLFILSLCSYLVDFFGLVGYLRWSLILIFMALKAGLIIAVFMHMAWERLALSYAILVPPLVLLVFVGIMVFESNYTLFTRLAFFVAGS, encoded by the coding sequence ATGGCACAGCTAGCAACTCATACCGATACGCAACAGCATCCGATCAGGCTCTATCTTGTCGTCTGGGGCTGGCTCTTCATCCTCAGCCTGTGTTCCTACCTGGTCGATTTTTTCGGCCTCGTGGGCTATCTCAGATGGTCGCTGATCCTGATCTTCATGGCGCTCAAGGCCGGGCTGATCATCGCCGTCTTCATGCACATGGCCTGGGAGCGGCTGGCGCTGTCCTATGCGATCCTCGTCCCGCCGCTGGTGTTGCTGGTCTTCGTCGGGATCATGGTCTTCGAATCGAACTACACGCTCTTCACCCGGCTGGCGTTCTTCGTGGCCGGTTCATGA
- a CDS encoding c-type cytochrome, whose protein sequence is MLRWILMASLMFAALPHPAKAAGDPAAGEKVFQKCRACHQIGETAKNAVGPKLNGLLGRQAGSIEGYSYSPANKNSGILWDEPTFRDYIKGPQAKIPSTKMVFPGLKSDQEIDDILAFLKQFDADGKKK, encoded by the coding sequence ATGCTGCGTTGGATCTTGATGGCCTCGCTGATGTTTGCGGCCTTGCCCCATCCGGCCAAAGCGGCCGGCGATCCCGCCGCGGGCGAGAAGGTTTTCCAGAAGTGCCGCGCCTGCCACCAGATCGGGGAGACGGCCAAGAATGCCGTCGGGCCGAAACTGAACGGCCTTCTCGGTCGGCAGGCGGGATCGATCGAGGGCTACAGCTACTCGCCCGCCAACAAGAACTCCGGCATCCTATGGGATGAGCCCACGTTCCGGGATTACATCAAGGGGCCGCAGGCCAAGATCCCGAGCACCAAGATGGTGTTTCCAGGCCTCAAATCGGATCAGGAAATCGACGACATCCTCGCCTTCCTCAAGCAATTTGACGCGGACGGCAAGAAGAAATAG
- a CDS encoding heme-copper oxidase subunit III family protein: MNEVAPDTLNPKIGRAPGWQGIVADWSSDQRAFENVSWGKAMMWIFLLSDTFIFGTFLISYMTGRMSTTVPWPNPSEVFALEIGGHHLPLILIAIMTFVLISSSGTMAMAVNFAYRRDRKKTAILMLLTAVLGAAFVGMQAFEWSKLIAEGVRPWGNPWGAEQFGSSFFMITGFHGTHVTIGVIFLIIVARKVWRGDFDDGRRGFFTSRRGHYEIVEITGLYWHFVDLVWVFIFALFYLW; the protein is encoded by the coding sequence ATGAATGAGGTCGCACCGGACACCCTGAACCCCAAGATCGGTCGCGCGCCGGGCTGGCAAGGGATCGTGGCGGATTGGTCGTCCGATCAGCGGGCCTTCGAAAATGTGTCCTGGGGGAAGGCCATGATGTGGATCTTCCTGCTCAGCGACACCTTCATCTTCGGCACGTTCCTGATTTCCTACATGACGGGCAGGATGTCGACGACCGTGCCCTGGCCCAATCCGAGCGAGGTTTTCGCGCTCGAGATCGGCGGCCACCACCTGCCGCTCATCCTGATCGCGATCATGACCTTCGTCCTGATCAGCAGCAGCGGCACGATGGCGATGGCGGTCAATTTCGCCTATCGACGCGACCGCAAGAAGACCGCGATCCTGATGCTGCTGACAGCGGTGCTCGGCGCGGCCTTCGTCGGCATGCAGGCCTTCGAATGGTCGAAGCTGATTGCGGAGGGCGTCCGCCCCTGGGGCAATCCCTGGGGCGCGGAGCAATTCGGCTCCAGCTTCTTCATGATCACCGGCTTCCACGGCACCCATGTCACGATCGGCGTGATCTTCCTGATCATCGTCGCCCGCAAAGTCTGGCGCGGTGATTTCGATGATGGGCGACGCGGTTTTTTCACGAGCCGGAGGGGGCATTACGAGATCGTCGAGATCACCGGGCTCTACTGGCACTTCGTCGATCTCGTTTGGGTCTTCATCTTCGCGCTGTTCTATCTCTGGTGA
- a CDS encoding PRC-barrel domain-containing protein has protein sequence MRTYCLFQAVNSPDLRAFAEEPAGHNLPPDLGPWTLVREIRPNQEWTIPVSRAVVAAGIIENGFYLWGPVERPAASHLIIESDRVEGTAVFDRKYDQIGTIKRLLIEKVSGRVVFVDVTFGGFLGIGSRHVTIPWEKLTYDKELEGYCTDLTEAQVRGAATLYGDKGALPDQTRQQDMSDYWNNLPK, from the coding sequence ATGAGAACCTACTGCTTGTTCCAAGCCGTGAACTCCCCCGACCTGCGCGCCTTCGCCGAGGAGCCTGCCGGCCACAATTTGCCTCCGGATCTTGGGCCGTGGACCCTCGTGCGAGAGATCCGACCCAATCAGGAATGGACGATCCCCGTCAGCAGAGCAGTCGTAGCGGCCGGCATTATCGAGAACGGTTTTTATCTTTGGGGACCCGTCGAGCGGCCGGCGGCATCGCACCTGATCATCGAAAGTGATCGTGTCGAAGGGACCGCCGTATTCGACCGTAAATATGATCAGATCGGTACCATCAAGCGGCTGTTGATCGAGAAGGTCAGTGGCCGCGTTGTCTTCGTCGACGTGACGTTTGGGGGATTTCTCGGCATCGGCAGCCGCCACGTTACAATCCCGTGGGAAAAGCTCACCTACGACAAGGAGCTTGAGGGCTATTGCACTGATCTCACCGAGGCGCAGGTCCGAGGTGCCGCGACCCTGTATGGAGACAAAGGCGCCTTGCCGGACCAGACACGTCAGCAGGACATGAGTGACTACTGGAACAACCTTCCCAAATGA